A stretch of the Streptomyces sp. NBC_00078 genome encodes the following:
- a CDS encoding AraC family transcriptional regulator, whose translation MDVVSDAISAVRIGQPSSNRLRVGGSWCTRFAPYEGAGFHVVLAGSCWLRPDGDGEPVTLGAGDVVLLPHGAGHVLADAPGDTSRAVPFEEMCRPPADPAGREVELLCGKYRLDHSRVHPLLAELPQVVHLPNRVGAHPELRSAVDLLARELDERRPGSCLALPSLLDLLLIYLVRAWTTESDTGSWPAVLSDPVTTAALRALHSDPAAPWTNDSLAAEAGVSRATLARRFTALVGRPPMAYLTWWRLTRTATLLRDTDAPLASVARDAGYSSPYALSHAFSREFGVTPGKYRAGVRG comes from the coding sequence ATGGACGTGGTGAGCGACGCGATCTCCGCCGTACGCATCGGACAGCCTTCCTCGAACCGGCTGCGGGTCGGCGGCAGTTGGTGCACCCGGTTCGCCCCGTACGAGGGGGCGGGCTTCCATGTCGTCCTCGCGGGCAGCTGCTGGCTGCGGCCCGACGGGGACGGCGAACCGGTGACGCTGGGTGCCGGGGACGTCGTACTGCTGCCGCACGGGGCGGGTCATGTGCTCGCGGACGCGCCCGGCGACACGTCGAGGGCGGTGCCGTTCGAGGAGATGTGCCGGCCACCCGCCGATCCGGCCGGGCGCGAGGTGGAGCTGCTGTGCGGCAAGTACCGCCTGGACCACAGCCGGGTCCATCCCCTGCTGGCGGAGCTGCCGCAGGTCGTCCACCTGCCCAACCGGGTGGGCGCCCACCCCGAACTCCGGTCGGCCGTTGACCTGTTGGCCCGAGAACTCGACGAACGCCGCCCGGGTTCCTGCCTGGCCCTGCCGAGCCTGCTCGACCTGCTGCTGATCTATCTGGTGCGCGCCTGGACGACGGAGTCGGACACCGGTTCCTGGCCGGCGGTCCTGAGCGACCCGGTGACCACGGCCGCCCTGCGCGCGCTGCACTCGGACCCGGCCGCCCCCTGGACCAACGACAGCCTGGCCGCGGAGGCGGGCGTGTCACGGGCGACGCTGGCGCGACGGTTCACGGCGCTGGTGGGCCGCCCGCCGATGGCGTATCTGACGTGGTGGCGGCTGACCCGCACGGCCACGCTCCTGCGCGACACCGACGCCCCGCTGGCCTCGGTCGCCCGCGATGCGGGATACAGCAGCCCGTACGCGCTCTCGCACGCGTTCAGCAGGGAGTTCGGGGTGACGCCGGGCAAGTACCGTGCGGGTGTTCGGGGTTGA
- a CDS encoding serine/threonine-protein kinase, translating into MSEAERAGTSRQDTRQDNRERLLAGRYRLGKVLGRGGMGTVWRAEDETLGRTVAVKELRFPSNIDEDEKRRLITRTLREAKAIARIRNNSAVTVFDVVEEDDRPWIVMELVEGKSLAEFIREDGLLKPRRAAEVGLAILDVLRSAHREGILHRDVKPSNVLLESDTQRVVLTDFGIAQVEGDPSITSTGMLVGAPSYISPERARGHKPGPAADLWSLGGLLYAAVEGVPPYDKGSAIATLTAVMTEQLEEPKNAGPLTDVIYGLLTKDPAKRLDDAGARAMLNAVIHAPESKAAEPEPPADATRVVPLPVQPDGPEGGRGSGGSGPKRGEEAAEKLRGALRSVRKAAVGAAGSAAAARGKSGSRTAGSGSGGTTSTGQSGGAASGAAGSTAPMPTVPPVPPAPPTASAPSVSAQPSSSGTSSPSGTAPASGTLAASGSSAAAASSASAKGVGSGGPERGSQGANTQAGGRSSGWPVMPPPDLPPRSVPRAPLTDVVPKRTLVIIAVVVVLAVLGTVLALTLGDNDKDANGAGGGGRKPVASASNSAGSKEDTRGGTRGDGGASQSASSSKGGGTPSNTPTATGGSGGAAGGPSGGGSAVETSHKGGQGYSIGLPKGWTFQSTSAAGDRFTGPGGQKLLVAWTSTPKGDPVGDWKNQERYMVRSQYRKIRIGQVDYRGWNAADWEFTYVESGTKYRTIDRGFVVDDDLGYALMYTAKAVNWGSELRKETWQTFAKTFEPKS; encoded by the coding sequence ATGTCGGAGGCGGAGCGGGCGGGGACATCTCGTCAGGACACTCGTCAGGACAACCGCGAGCGTCTTCTCGCCGGGCGGTACCGGCTGGGGAAGGTGCTCGGCCGTGGTGGCATGGGCACGGTGTGGCGGGCCGAGGACGAAACCCTGGGCCGGACGGTCGCCGTCAAGGAGTTGCGATTCCCGTCGAACATCGACGAGGACGAGAAGCGCCGGCTGATCACGCGGACGCTGCGCGAGGCCAAGGCGATCGCGCGGATCCGCAACAACAGCGCGGTGACGGTCTTCGACGTGGTCGAGGAGGACGACCGGCCGTGGATCGTGATGGAGCTCGTCGAGGGCAAGTCGCTCGCCGAGTTCATCCGGGAGGACGGCCTGCTGAAGCCGAGGCGGGCGGCGGAGGTCGGGCTGGCCATTCTCGACGTGCTGCGTTCGGCGCACCGCGAAGGCATCCTGCACCGTGACGTGAAGCCGTCGAACGTCCTGCTGGAGTCCGACACCCAGCGGGTCGTGCTCACCGACTTCGGTATCGCCCAGGTCGAGGGCGACCCGTCGATCACCTCGACCGGCATGCTCGTCGGCGCGCCCTCCTACATCTCCCCGGAGCGGGCCCGCGGGCACAAGCCGGGCCCCGCAGCCGACCTGTGGTCGCTCGGCGGACTGCTGTACGCGGCGGTCGAGGGCGTGCCGCCGTACGACAAGGGTTCCGCGATCGCGACGCTGACCGCGGTGATGACCGAGCAGTTGGAGGAGCCGAAGAACGCGGGGCCGCTGACGGACGTCATCTACGGTCTGCTCACCAAGGACCCGGCGAAGCGGCTCGACGACGCCGGCGCGCGGGCGATGCTCAACGCGGTGATCCACGCGCCCGAGTCGAAGGCGGCCGAGCCGGAGCCTCCGGCCGACGCGACCAGGGTCGTGCCGTTGCCGGTGCAGCCCGACGGGCCCGAGGGCGGGCGGGGTTCGGGGGGCTCCGGCCCCAAGCGGGGCGAGGAGGCCGCGGAGAAGCTGCGCGGGGCGCTGCGTTCCGTGCGCAAGGCCGCCGTGGGGGCGGCCGGTTCGGCGGCGGCCGCTCGTGGCAAGTCGGGCAGCCGCACGGCGGGTTCGGGGTCCGGTGGCACCACGTCCACCGGGCAGTCCGGCGGTGCGGCCTCGGGTGCGGCCGGCTCCACGGCGCCCATGCCGACGGTGCCTCCCGTGCCTCCGGCTCCGCCGACGGCCTCGGCACCGTCGGTGTCGGCCCAGCCGTCCTCTTCGGGTACGTCGTCCCCTTCGGGCACGGCGCCGGCGTCGGGTACCTTGGCTGCTTCCGGTTCCTCGGCCGCGGCGGCTTCGTCGGCTTCCGCGAAGGGCGTGGGCTCCGGAGGACCGGAGCGCGGATCCCAGGGGGCGAACACGCAGGCCGGCGGGCGTAGTTCGGGGTGGCCGGTCATGCCGCCGCCGGATCTGCCGCCGCGGTCTGTGCCCAGGGCGCCCCTCACCGACGTGGTGCCGAAGCGGACGCTGGTGATCATCGCGGTGGTGGTCGTGCTCGCCGTGCTCGGCACCGTGCTGGCCCTCACGCTCGGCGACAACGACAAGGATGCGAACGGGGCCGGGGGCGGCGGCAGGAAGCCGGTGGCGAGCGCGTCGAACAGTGCCGGTTCCAAGGAGGACACAAGGGGCGGGACCCGTGGTGACGGGGGCGCTTCGCAGTCCGCGTCGAGTTCGAAGGGCGGCGGCACGCCCAGCAACACGCCGACCGCGACCGGCGGAAGCGGTGGGGCAGCCGGCGGGCCGTCCGGGGGCGGCAGTGCGGTGGAGACGTCGCACAAGGGCGGCCAGGGGTATTCGATCGGACTGCCCAAGGGGTGGACGTTTCAGTCCACGAGTGCCGCGGGGGACCGGTTCACCGGACCCGGCGGGCAGAAGCTGCTCGTCGCTTGGACGTCCACGCCCAAGGGCGACCCGGTGGGCGACTGGAAGAACCAGGAGCGCTACATGGTGCGCTCGCAGTACCGGAAGATCCGCATAGGACAGGTGGACTACCGCGGCTGGAACGCGGCCGACTGGGAGTTCACCTATGTGGAGAGCGGGACGAAGTACCGGACGATCGACCGGGGCTTCGTCGTGGACGACGATCTCGGGTATGCGCTGATGTACACGGCGAAAGCCGTCAATTGGGGCAGTGAACTCCGTAAGGAGACCTGGCAGACGTTCGCGAAGACGTTCGAACCCAAGTCGTGA
- a CDS encoding serine/threonine-protein kinase, with amino-acid sequence MSSNGASARESDDTTSFVLQPPQQASAQAAPEPAAPTRATPTQVVPSQSQPAQDPGAGRLVAGRYRLLAKLGHGGMGTVWRAKDETVDREVAVKEPRVPDHLPERERANAFERMRREARAAARLDHPAVVNVHDVAVVDGRPWIVMELVHGRSLGDALQEGTMGAREAARVGLEVLGALEAAHAAGILHRDVKPDNVLLGRHDRVVLTDFGIAQIEGETNLTDTGGFVGSPEYIAPERVLGQRPGPASDLWSLGVVLYAATEGFSPFRRSNTPATLQSVLNATPAPPASAPGPLAELIMDLLQKDPATRPTATRIRAVLSEIANPPAPAPTQPVQIVTRGIRLGRRAWLGAGAGVVAAAVAAYLLIADPFAGTLPDGWKRHDLGAKVGSAIGVPAAFVKSKPADDSDGTTASFKDPSGTVWITVDRDIKADDKGHEIPESAAARAFAEWATLQDGEYSWGIADDPAPKGDPQPSTYKDHKAAENTIVYTATDDPQLREAQIRYYRAGNGDMYRLWIDYPGRGYFTDEGREIAKEAIANWDIHRL; translated from the coding sequence ATGAGCAGCAACGGGGCATCCGCCCGCGAGTCCGACGACACGACGAGCTTTGTTCTGCAACCGCCGCAGCAGGCGAGCGCGCAGGCGGCGCCCGAGCCGGCGGCGCCCACGCGTGCGACGCCCACGCAGGTCGTCCCGTCGCAGTCCCAGCCCGCGCAGGATCCGGGTGCCGGTCGCCTCGTCGCGGGCCGGTACCGGCTGCTGGCCAAGCTCGGGCACGGCGGCATGGGCACGGTGTGGCGGGCCAAGGACGAGACCGTCGACCGCGAGGTCGCCGTCAAGGAGCCCCGCGTCCCGGACCATCTTCCCGAGCGTGAACGCGCCAACGCCTTCGAGCGAATGCGCCGCGAGGCGCGCGCCGCGGCACGCCTCGACCACCCGGCCGTCGTCAACGTCCATGACGTGGCGGTCGTGGACGGCCGGCCGTGGATCGTCATGGAGCTGGTGCACGGCCGCTCGCTCGGCGACGCCCTGCAGGAGGGCACGATGGGCGCGCGCGAGGCGGCCAGGGTCGGCCTGGAGGTGCTCGGCGCGCTGGAGGCCGCGCACGCGGCGGGCATCCTGCACCGTGACGTCAAGCCGGACAACGTGCTTCTGGGCCGCCACGACCGCGTCGTGCTGACCGACTTCGGCATCGCCCAGATCGAGGGCGAGACGAACCTGACGGACACCGGCGGTTTCGTCGGCTCGCCCGAGTACATCGCGCCCGAGCGGGTGCTGGGCCAGCGTCCCGGCCCGGCCTCCGACCTCTGGTCCCTCGGCGTCGTCCTCTACGCGGCCACGGAGGGCTTCTCACCGTTCCGCCGCAGCAACACGCCGGCCACGCTCCAGTCGGTCCTCAACGCCACGCCGGCACCGCCCGCCTCGGCGCCGGGCCCGCTGGCCGAGTTGATCATGGATCTGCTGCAGAAGGATCCGGCCACACGGCCGACCGCCACCCGGATCCGGGCCGTGCTGTCGGAGATCGCGAACCCACCGGCACCCGCGCCCACCCAGCCCGTGCAGATCGTCACGCGCGGGATCAGGCTCGGGCGCAGGGCGTGGCTCGGGGCCGGTGCGGGTGTCGTCGCGGCGGCGGTGGCGGCGTATCTCCTGATTGCCGATCCGTTCGCGGGGACGCTGCCGGACGGCTGGAAGAGGCACGACCTAGGTGCGAAGGTCGGGTCCGCCATCGGCGTGCCCGCGGCCTTCGTGAAGAGCAAACCCGCCGATGACTCGGACGGGACGACCGCCTCCTTCAAGGACCCGAGCGGCACGGTCTGGATCACCGTCGACCGCGACATCAAGGCCGACGACAAGGGCCACGAGATCCCGGAGTCCGCGGCGGCCAGGGCCTTCGCGGAGTGGGCGACGCTGCAGGACGGCGAGTACTCCTGGGGCATCGCCGACGACCCCGCGCCCAAGGGCGATCCCCAGCCGAGCACCTACAAGGACCACAAGGCCGCCGAGAACACCATCGTTTACACGGCCACCGACGACCCGCAGCTGCGTGAGGCCCAAATCCGCTACTACCGGGCGGGCAACGGCGACATGTACCGGCTGTGGATCGACTATCCGGGCCGAGGCTACTTCACCGACGAGGGCCGGGAGATCGCCAAGGAGGCCATCGCCAACTGGGACATCCACCGGCTCTGA
- a CDS encoding serine/threonine-protein kinase: protein MGTEGENARVIAGRYRLEARLGRGGMGVVWRATDELLGRQVAVKEIPLDLDETLSADQARRQRDRTLREARAVAQLRHPHIIVVHDVVEHDERPYIVMELIDGGTLADRVSARGPVDAAEAARIGVGLLSALRTAHAAGVLHRDIKPANVLLEAGTDRVVLTDFGIAQVAGATTLTETGSFVGSPEYTAPERMSGARTGPESDLWSLGALLCTVLSGESPFRRDSLGGILHAVVVDEIRPPAQAAPLLPVVLGLLERDPDRRLDAEQAERMLRTYRATGRTPQHPPGYTPTQRDVPRAPAPVSVPTPSPTPALAPSPTVETRRSTRSVLVAALLVAAMAGAGVSAAALLMNRDGDGDGTPTSPGPHTPASASVSPGTSAPPGTPASPTAPSTSSSATVSGAGATASHRPSAPSGYRTADDPAGFSLAVPENFTREPQGERVFYMSPGEVFRLGIKVADPAPGGPLGVMRRAAAKGADTNPGYHDGRVALTTQAGQPAALWEFTWSGFSAAEGPRHTYDVCWEEGGRMYDVWVSAPVGKVREAKEYFDVATDTFMRH from the coding sequence ATGGGGACCGAGGGGGAGAACGCCCGTGTCATCGCGGGCCGTTACCGGCTTGAGGCGAGACTCGGGCGCGGTGGCATGGGCGTGGTGTGGCGGGCGACCGACGAGCTGCTCGGCAGGCAGGTGGCGGTCAAGGAGATCCCACTCGACCTCGACGAGACGCTCTCCGCCGACCAGGCCCGGCGTCAGCGCGACCGGACGCTGCGCGAGGCCCGCGCGGTGGCCCAGTTGCGCCACCCGCACATCATCGTCGTCCACGACGTGGTGGAACACGACGAACGCCCGTACATCGTCATGGAGTTGATCGACGGCGGCACCCTCGCCGACCGGGTCTCCGCGCGCGGGCCGGTCGACGCCGCCGAGGCCGCACGTATCGGCGTCGGACTGCTGAGCGCGCTGCGCACCGCGCACGCGGCCGGCGTCCTGCACCGCGACATCAAACCCGCCAACGTCCTGCTGGAGGCCGGCACGGACCGGGTCGTCCTCACCGACTTCGGTATCGCCCAGGTGGCCGGGGCCACCACGCTCACCGAGACCGGCTCCTTCGTCGGCTCGCCCGAGTACACCGCGCCGGAGCGGATGTCCGGTGCGAGGACCGGCCCCGAGTCCGACCTCTGGTCGCTGGGCGCGCTGCTGTGCACCGTCCTGAGCGGCGAATCACCGTTCCGGCGCGACTCGCTCGGCGGCATCCTGCACGCGGTCGTGGTCGACGAGATACGGCCGCCCGCGCAGGCCGCGCCGCTGCTGCCCGTCGTACTGGGCCTGCTGGAGCGTGATCCCGACCGGCGGCTGGACGCGGAGCAGGCGGAGCGGATGCTGCGCACCTACCGTGCCACCGGCCGCACCCCGCAGCATCCGCCCGGTTACACCCCGACCCAGCGGGACGTGCCGCGCGCGCCCGCGCCCGTGTCCGTGCCGACGCCGTCACCGACGCCGGCGCTCGCGCCGTCGCCCACGGTGGAGACCAGGCGCTCCACCCGGAGCGTGCTGGTGGCCGCGCTGCTCGTCGCCGCGATGGCCGGGGCGGGGGTGTCGGCGGCGGCGCTGCTCATGAACCGGGACGGTGACGGGGACGGCACCCCGACGAGCCCCGGGCCGCATACGCCGGCGAGCGCGTCGGTCTCTCCCGGCACTTCGGCCCCTCCCGGCACTCCGGCGTCTCCCACTGCCCCGAGCACCTCATCGTCCGCCACGGTCTCCGGTGCCGGCGCCACCGCGAGTCACCGCCCCTCCGCCCCCTCCGGCTACCGCACCGCCGACGACCCCGCAGGCTTCTCCCTCGCCGTACCGGAGAACTTCACCCGCGAGCCCCAGGGTGAGCGTGTCTTCTACATGTCGCCGGGGGAGGTTTTCCGCCTCGGCATCAAGGTCGCCGACCCGGCGCCGGGCGGTCCGCTCGGCGTGATGCGGCGCGCCGCCGCCAAGGGCGCCGACACGAACCCCGGTTACCACGACGGCCGGGTCGCCTTGACCACGCAGGCCGGACAGCCCGCCGCCCTCTGGGAGTTCACCTGGAGCGGTTTCAGTGCGGCGGAGGGGCCGCGGCACACCTACGACGTGTGCTGGGAGGAGGGCGGGCGGATGTACGACGTGTGGGTGTCGGCGCCGGTAGGAAAGGTACGGGAGGCGAAGGAGTACTTCGACGTCGCGACCGACACGTTCATGCGTCACTGA
- a CDS encoding serine/threonine-protein kinase — MQGQLVAGRYRLAESIGSGGMGRVWRAHDEVLHRAVAIKELTAALYVSESDQERLLARTRAEARAAARINHSAVVTVHDVLEHDGRPWIVMELVEGYSLADAVKEHGRIEPAEVARIGLWVLRALRAAHSAGVLHRDVKPGNVLIAHDGRVLLTDFGIAQIEGDTTITRTGEVVGSVDYLAPERVRGHDPGPASDLWALGATLYTAVEGRSPFRRTSPLSTMQAVVEEHAAEPHYAGPLGPVMAALLHKDPATRPGVAEAEQMLAEAAEGRRSNAAQAYVPTQHMGSHHETEAGTGPQPGSSTPYPPVPVPAPTSIGPAGMPTGPVPEPKRRRLRSLALTVAFAAIIGGGAAVAWQKWDGAQPNGGGTPAVSETSSPSSGATSAPAGGVPAAWKRYDDPWGFTLYLPKGWQRKIVGVDGDLRQVDYTPDNGKHFVRIAIDTSPDFKDAYSHQLDLAEQLKRRLVSYRGVRLEKNVYRDVEGSVWEYTWSALAKDPPHVAGPRHAIEETYFSREGTEYAIYMSGPAESWAKTSKQFKSVLQGWQEKTAQ; from the coding sequence ATGCAGGGCCAGCTTGTCGCGGGCCGCTACCGGCTCGCCGAATCGATCGGCAGCGGCGGCATGGGCCGCGTGTGGCGCGCCCACGACGAGGTGCTGCACCGGGCAGTAGCGATCAAGGAGTTGACCGCCGCGCTCTACGTGTCCGAGAGCGACCAGGAGCGGTTGCTCGCGCGCACGCGGGCGGAGGCGCGCGCCGCCGCGCGCATCAACCACTCCGCGGTCGTCACCGTCCATGACGTGCTGGAGCACGACGGCCGCCCGTGGATCGTGATGGAGCTGGTCGAGGGATACTCGCTGGCCGACGCGGTCAAGGAGCACGGGCGCATCGAGCCGGCGGAGGTCGCGCGCATCGGGCTGTGGGTGCTGCGGGCGCTGCGCGCCGCGCACTCCGCCGGCGTGCTGCACCGTGACGTGAAGCCGGGCAACGTGCTCATCGCCCACGACGGACGCGTCCTGCTCACCGACTTCGGCATCGCCCAGATCGAGGGCGACACGACGATCACGCGGACCGGAGAGGTCGTCGGCTCGGTCGACTACCTCGCCCCCGAGCGCGTCCGCGGCCACGACCCGGGCCCCGCCTCCGACCTGTGGGCGCTCGGCGCCACGCTGTACACGGCAGTGGAGGGCAGGTCGCCGTTCCGCCGCACCTCGCCGCTGTCCACGATGCAGGCCGTCGTCGAGGAGCACGCCGCCGAGCCGCACTACGCCGGCCCGCTCGGGCCCGTCATGGCCGCGCTGCTGCACAAGGACCCGGCCACCCGGCCCGGTGTGGCCGAGGCCGAGCAGATGCTCGCCGAGGCGGCGGAGGGGCGCCGCTCGAACGCGGCGCAGGCGTACGTGCCGACACAGCACATGGGCTCCCACCACGAGACGGAGGCCGGTACGGGTCCGCAGCCGGGCTCGTCGACGCCGTATCCGCCGGTGCCGGTGCCGGCGCCCACGTCGATCGGGCCGGCCGGCATGCCCACGGGCCCGGTCCCCGAGCCGAAGCGCCGCCGTCTGCGGTCCCTCGCGCTCACGGTCGCCTTCGCCGCGATCATCGGCGGCGGCGCGGCGGTGGCGTGGCAGAAATGGGATGGGGCGCAGCCGAACGGCGGCGGCACACCCGCCGTATCGGAGACCTCGTCCCCGTCGAGCGGTGCCACGAGCGCCCCCGCGGGAGGTGTCCCCGCCGCGTGGAAGCGCTACGACGACCCCTGGGGTTTCACTCTCTACCTGCCCAAGGGCTGGCAGCGGAAGATCGTCGGCGTCGACGGGGACCTCCGCCAGGTCGACTACACGCCCGACAACGGCAAGCACTTCGTCCGTATCGCCATCGACACCTCGCCGGACTTCAAGGACGCCTACTCGCACCAGCTCGACCTGGCCGAGCAGCTCAAGCGGCGACTGGTCAGCTACCGGGGAGTGCGGCTGGAGAAGAACGTGTACCGCGACGTCGAGGGGTCCGTCTGGGAGTACACCTGGTCAGCGCTGGCCAAGGACCCGCCCCATGTCGCCGGGCCGCGCCACGCCATCGAGGAGACGTACTTCTCGCGGGAGGGCACGGAGTACGCGATCTACATGTCCGGGCCTGCCGAGAGCTGGGCGAAGACGAGCAAGCAGTTCAAGTCGGTGCTGCAGGGCTGGCAGGAGAAGACGGCCCAGTAG
- a CDS encoding protein kinase: MDDYAGRVLADRYRLPLPPADEYELTDTRAFDTYSGQEVLVRQVPLPEVVEAEVLDAEGLPDGFTARDPRDRGARRSAARTGARRPTDPAVRRAVEAAQAAARIPDHPRLDQVFDVFAEGGSLWIVSELVAARPLAALLAEKPLTPYRAAEVASDVLMALRVLHAHGWVHRNITARTVLVCDDGRVMLTGLAVGAAEEALCGYDPVPAPEGDGDGGLGGAAGPSGGPVPQGGQGGQGAQGGQGFPGSPEARSGQGGPGAQGGPGGFGGADPEAARRAAIGARAAGGLPAVGAEAANGAGSAGAFAPKALEGGGDVRAARAGAIAAYRAGARAAARVQEAQQSGRAALPGARSAPEGGPAAQANGSAQTHTSGDGAQSAPDDTASPGQTGDPYGVGAPSWHGATPRTGAGGFPPDEGAGGATYTDDDPYAAQPGMPPGLGAASPSGLPAPGLDTAYPAGVPAPAANAPALPGSTPAPLPPGATPPSRWDDLVAGTPVPRGPATPLAAERARQARMAVVGPVTERWAPEQAGPVHENWQLAPPIGPATDLWALGALLFRAVQGHAPYPEESTAELVQMVCAEPPAFAEECGPLRPVVESLLRQDPTERLDFEELGGWLRSLVRSAPEPDAGAHVVAAPPADTSRLPVVRRRGELVRRRRAGLPATSAHGRHKRAKQEVKSPRGLGRTLLLLILLLLAAAVAYAMFFMPKSGGSGAAGSDHTGTAGDVSAAPTQSHPNAGSEPRPDQTSPKDDGSASPSKSAGATESQTTGPDLADGFTLRKDPEGFQVAVAKGWSRAGKNSWNQVVYSHGDFELIVVKGRDGAVTYGSDPMVYQRDKEHELQPYRSSSWATATGLRTVTVGTRATAEGQFTWTDGSGRDLYVRNIAMLINGRYHIVQVRGPESQRDEVTQLYQQASASYQVTG; the protein is encoded by the coding sequence GTGGACGACTATGCGGGACGGGTACTCGCCGACCGCTACCGCCTGCCGCTGCCACCCGCCGACGAGTACGAACTCACCGACACCCGGGCCTTCGACACCTACAGCGGACAGGAAGTCCTGGTCCGGCAGGTGCCCTTGCCGGAAGTCGTCGAGGCGGAGGTGCTCGACGCGGAGGGGCTCCCCGACGGCTTCACGGCCCGTGACCCGCGGGACCGGGGAGCGCGGCGGTCCGCGGCGCGCACCGGGGCGCGACGGCCCACCGACCCCGCCGTACGGCGTGCGGTCGAGGCCGCGCAGGCCGCGGCGCGGATACCCGACCATCCACGGCTCGACCAGGTCTTCGACGTGTTCGCCGAGGGCGGTTCGCTGTGGATCGTCAGCGAGTTGGTGGCGGCGCGACCGCTGGCCGCCCTGCTCGCCGAGAAGCCACTGACGCCGTATCGGGCGGCAGAGGTGGCCTCCGACGTCCTGATGGCCTTGCGTGTGCTGCACGCCCACGGCTGGGTGCACCGGAACATCACGGCCCGCACGGTGCTCGTCTGTGACGACGGCCGGGTGATGCTGACCGGGCTCGCGGTGGGGGCGGCGGAGGAGGCGCTGTGCGGGTACGACCCGGTGCCGGCTCCGGAGGGTGACGGGGACGGCGGTCTCGGGGGTGCCGCAGGCCCCTCGGGTGGGCCGGTTCCGCAAGGCGGCCAAGGCGGCCAAGGAGCTCAAGGAGGGCAAGGGTTCCCGGGGTCTCCGGAAGCCCGGAGCGGCCAAGGTGGTCCTGGTGCCCAGGGTGGTCCCGGTGGTTTCGGTGGTGCTGATCCCGAGGCGGCCCGGCGTGCCGCCATCGGGGCCCGTGCGGCCGGTGGACTGCCGGCCGTCGGGGCCGAGGCGGCGAACGGGGCCGGTTCGGCGGGTGCCTTCGCGCCCAAGGCCCTCGAAGGCGGCGGGGACGTCCGGGCCGCGCGGGCCGGCGCGATCGCCGCGTACCGGGCGGGCGCCCGGGCCGCGGCCAGGGTCCAGGAGGCGCAGCAGAGCGGGCGGGCGGCACTGCCCGGGGCACGTTCCGCGCCCGAGGGCGGCCCCGCGGCGCAGGCCAACGGCTCGGCACAGACACACACTTCGGGTGACGGTGCGCAGAGCGCGCCCGACGACACCGCGTCCCCGGGGCAGACAGGCGATCCCTACGGCGTGGGCGCCCCCTCCTGGCACGGTGCCACGCCCCGCACCGGAGCCGGCGGCTTCCCTCCCGACGAGGGCGCCGGCGGAGCGACCTACACGGACGACGACCCCTACGCGGCTCAGCCGGGCATGCCCCCCGGTCTCGGCGCCGCTTCCCCGTCCGGTCTTCCCGCACCCGGTCTGGACACGGCGTACCCCGCCGGGGTGCCCGCGCCCGCGGCCAACGCCCCTGCCCTGCCCGGTTCCACGCCCGCCCCGCTGCCGCCGGGCGCGACGCCCCCGAGCCGCTGGGACGACCTGGTGGCGGGCACCCCCGTCCCCCGTGGCCCCGCCACCCCGCTCGCCGCCGAGCGGGCCCGGCAGGCTCGGATGGCCGTCGTGGGGCCCGTGACGGAGCGATGGGCACCGGAGCAGGCCGGGCCGGTGCACGAGAACTGGCAGCTGGCGCCGCCGATCGGGCCCGCGACCGACCTGTGGGCGCTGGGAGCGCTGCTCTTCAGGGCCGTACAGGGGCATGCGCCGTATCCGGAGGAGTCGACGGCCGAGCTGGTGCAGATGGTGTGCGCCGAACCGCCCGCCTTCGCCGAGGAGTGCGGGCCGCTCAGGCCGGTCGTCGAGTCGTTGCTGCGTCAGGACCCCACCGAGCGCCTCGACTTCGAGGAGCTGGGCGGCTGGCTGCGTTCCCTGGTGCGGTCCGCGCCCGAGCCCGACGCCGGTGCCCACGTGGTCGCCGCACCGCCGGCTGACACCAGCCGGCTGCCCGTCGTACGGCGCCGCGGCGAGCTGGTGCGCAGGCGCCGCGCCGGACTCCCCGCGACCAGCGCGCACGGGCGGCACAAGCGGGCCAAGCAGGAGGTGAAGTCGCCGCGCGGACTCGGGCGTACCCTGCTCCTGCTGATCCTGCTCCTGCTGGCCGCGGCGGTCGCGTACGCCATGTTCTTCATGCCGAAGTCCGGCGGGAGCGGCGCGGCGGGCAGCGACCATACCGGCACGGCGGGGGACGTCAGCGCCGCCCCCACGCAGTCGCACCCGAACGCCGGCAGCGAGCCACGCCCCGACCAGACCTCCCCGAAGGACGACGGCAGCGCCTCCCCGTCCAAGTCGGCGGGTGCGACGGAGAGTCAGACCACCGGACCGGACCTCGCGGACGGCTTCACCCTGCGCAAGGACCCGGAGGGCTTCCAGGTGGCCGTGGCCAAGGGCTGGTCCCGGGCCGGCAAGAACAGCTGGAACCAAGTGGTGTACTCGCACGGCGACTTCGAGCTCATCGTCGTGAAGGGACGGGACGGCGCGGTCACCTATGGCAGCGATCCGATGGTGTACCAGCGGGACAAGGAACACGAGCTGCAGCCGTACCGCAGCTCCAGTTGGGCCACCGCGACCGGGCTGCGCACCGTCACCGTGGGGACGCGGGCAACGGCCGAGGGGCAGTTCACCTGGACCGACGGCAGCGGGCGCGACCTGTATGTGCGCAACATCGCGATGCTCATCAACGGGCGGTACCACATCGTGCAGGTGCGCGGCCCGGAGTCCCAGCGCGACGAGGTGACGCAGCTTTACCAACAGGCGTCGGCTTCCTATCAGGTGACCGGCTGA